One part of the Ralstonia pickettii genome encodes these proteins:
- a CDS encoding anaerobic ribonucleoside-triphosphate reductase activating protein, whose protein sequence is MNAASSLKTAPAEPPHCPPPAIGGLAPFSSVDWPGQLAAVVFVAGCPWRCHYCHNPHLQTRTRTLDWNDVFAFLQRRTGLLDAVVFSGGEPLSEPHLPQLIRDVRALGYKIGLHTGGIYPARLTDVLPQLDWVGLDIKTSAPHYDALTGRRGSAAPVDACLDLLLQNGGAFECRTTWHPDWLPEPQLLALAQNLSRRGVKHYALQAYRSAPGTPAITLPSEGTQRALAASFSSFCCR, encoded by the coding sequence GTGAACGCCGCTTCTTCGTTGAAGACCGCGCCCGCTGAGCCGCCACACTGCCCGCCGCCGGCCATCGGCGGCCTGGCACCTTTTTCCAGCGTCGACTGGCCCGGGCAGCTTGCGGCGGTGGTGTTCGTGGCCGGCTGCCCGTGGCGCTGTCATTACTGCCACAACCCGCACTTGCAGACCCGGACACGCACGCTGGATTGGAACGACGTCTTCGCCTTTCTGCAGCGTCGCACGGGCCTGCTCGATGCGGTGGTCTTCTCGGGCGGTGAACCGCTGAGCGAGCCGCACCTGCCGCAACTGATACGCGACGTGCGGGCGCTCGGCTACAAGATTGGCCTGCACACCGGCGGCATCTATCCGGCGCGCCTGACCGACGTACTGCCGCAGCTGGACTGGGTGGGGCTCGACATCAAGACCAGCGCACCGCACTACGACGCGCTCACGGGCCGCCGCGGCAGCGCAGCGCCGGTCGATGCGTGCCTGGATCTTCTGCTGCAGAACGGCGGCGCATTCGAATGCCGCACCACATGGCACCCCGACTGGTTGCCGGAACCGCAACTTCTTGCGCTGGCGCAAAACCTCAGCCGGCGCGGCGTGAAACACTACGCACTACAAGCCTACCGAAGTGCCCCCGGAACCCCGGCCATCACGCTGCCCAGCGAGGGCACCCAGCGCGCATTGGCTGCCAGCTTTTCTTCTTTCTGTTGCCGGTGA
- a CDS encoding ribonucleoside triphosphate reductase: protein MTGTQVTGQVTKRDGSLAPFDAQKIRQAIAAAGQATGEFDTIEAQHLTSGVVAHLAPLPCPGIEIIQNCVEEVLVDAGYWRTARAYIVYREQHARLRSLKHTLVDVESTMEEYLEQRDWRVNANANQGYSLGGLILNVAGKVTANYWLSHVYSPEAGTAHREGDLHIHDLDMLSGYCAGWSLRRLLTEGFNGVPGKVEATPPRHMSAAIGQIVNFLGTLQNEWAGAQAFSSFDTYMAPFIRRDAMSYAAVKQSMQELIYNLNVPSRWGTQTPFTNLTFDWTCPADLREQVPYIGGEEMPFTYGDLQPEMDMINRAYIEVMMAGDAKDRAFTFPIPTYNITSDFDWEHPNTTLLFEMTARYGLPYFQNFLNSDLEPHMVRSMCCRLQLDLRELLKRGNGLFGSAEQTGSIGVVTVNCARLGYLYAGDEAALLARLDTLLALGRDVLEVKRKFVQRLIDQGLYPYTRRYLGTLRNHFSTLGVNGINEMVRNFTHDADDITTPFGHAMAVRLLDHVRQRMTEFQEATGHLYNLEATPAEGTTYRFAREDRKRWPGILQAGTTAQPYYTNSSQLPVGYTDDPFEALARQEALQSKYTGGTVLHLYMNEAISSPQACKELVRRALANFRLPYITITPTFSICPKHGYLSGHHTFCPKCDADLLAQQPHGKCGCTAAGTPGSSTHLHHEGASV, encoded by the coding sequence ATGACGGGCACACAGGTCACTGGGCAAGTCACCAAGCGCGACGGTTCATTGGCGCCGTTCGATGCGCAGAAGATTCGACAGGCCATCGCCGCAGCCGGCCAGGCCACCGGCGAATTCGACACCATCGAGGCGCAGCACCTGACCTCAGGCGTGGTTGCACATCTTGCGCCGCTCCCCTGCCCAGGTATCGAAATCATCCAGAACTGCGTGGAAGAGGTGCTGGTGGACGCCGGCTATTGGCGCACCGCGCGCGCCTACATCGTCTACCGCGAACAGCACGCCCGGCTGCGTTCGCTCAAGCACACGCTGGTCGATGTCGAAAGCACGATGGAGGAGTACCTCGAGCAGCGCGACTGGCGCGTCAACGCCAACGCCAATCAGGGCTACAGCCTGGGCGGCCTGATCCTGAACGTGGCGGGCAAGGTCACGGCCAACTACTGGCTTTCGCACGTCTACAGCCCCGAAGCGGGCACGGCGCACCGCGAGGGCGACCTCCACATCCACGATCTCGACATGCTCTCGGGCTACTGCGCAGGCTGGTCGTTGCGGCGGTTGCTGACGGAGGGATTCAACGGCGTGCCGGGCAAGGTGGAGGCAACGCCGCCGCGGCATATGTCCGCAGCCATCGGGCAGATCGTCAACTTTCTGGGCACGCTGCAGAACGAGTGGGCCGGCGCGCAGGCGTTCAGTTCGTTCGATACCTACATGGCGCCGTTCATCCGCCGCGACGCGATGTCGTATGCCGCGGTCAAGCAGTCCATGCAGGAACTGATCTACAACCTGAACGTACCCAGCCGCTGGGGCACGCAAACGCCGTTCACCAACCTCACGTTCGACTGGACTTGCCCGGCCGACCTGCGCGAACAGGTTCCTTACATCGGCGGCGAAGAGATGCCCTTCACCTACGGCGATCTCCAGCCCGAGATGGACATGATCAACCGCGCGTACATCGAGGTCATGATGGCCGGCGATGCGAAAGACCGCGCGTTCACGTTCCCAATACCGACCTACAACATCACGTCGGACTTCGATTGGGAGCATCCAAACACCACGTTGCTGTTCGAGATGACGGCGCGCTACGGGCTGCCCTACTTTCAGAACTTCCTCAACTCCGACCTGGAGCCGCACATGGTGCGCTCGATGTGCTGCCGCCTGCAGCTTGACCTGCGCGAACTGCTCAAGCGCGGCAACGGGTTGTTTGGCTCGGCTGAGCAGACCGGGTCCATCGGCGTCGTGACCGTCAACTGCGCACGACTGGGGTATCTCTACGCGGGCGATGAGGCAGCGCTGCTGGCGCGGCTGGACACGCTGCTCGCCCTCGGCCGCGATGTGCTGGAGGTCAAGCGCAAGTTCGTGCAGCGGCTGATCGATCAGGGGCTGTATCCATACACGCGCCGATACCTGGGCACGCTGCGCAACCACTTCAGTACGCTGGGCGTGAACGGCATCAACGAAATGGTGCGCAACTTCACACACGATGCCGACGACATCACCACGCCATTCGGCCATGCCATGGCGGTGCGCCTGCTCGACCACGTACGTCAGCGCATGACGGAATTCCAGGAGGCGACCGGGCACCTGTACAACCTCGAAGCCACACCCGCAGAGGGCACCACCTACCGCTTCGCCCGCGAAGACCGCAAGCGCTGGCCTGGCATCCTGCAGGCCGGTACGACCGCGCAGCCGTATTACACCAACTCAAGCCAGTTGCCCGTCGGCTACACCGACGACCCGTTTGAAGCGCTGGCGCGCCAGGAAGCACTGCAGAGCAAGTACACGGGCGGCACGGTCCTGCACCTGTACATGAACGAAGCGATCTCATCGCCGCAGGCATGCAAGGAACTCGTGCGCCGCGCGCTGGCCAACTTCCGCCTGCCGTACATCACCATCACCCCGACGTTTTCGATCTGCCCGAAACACGGCTATCTGTCCGGCCATCACACGTTCTGTCCGAAATGCGATGCAGATCTGCTGGCCCAGCAGCCCCACGGCAAGTGCGGCTGCACAGCGGCCGGCACCCCAGGTTCTTCCACCCACCTCCATCACGAAGGAGCCTCCGTATGA
- the nrdD gene encoding anaerobic ribonucleoside-triphosphate reductase produces the protein MTTVAQTTNRTVALDDSQRTRCEVWTRVMGYHRPVSSFNIGKQGEFRERRFFVEDRAR, from the coding sequence ATGACCACCGTTGCACAAACCACCAACCGCACCGTTGCACTCGACGACAGCCAGCGCACGCGCTGCGAAGTCTGGACCCGCGTGATGGGCTATCACCGGCCCGTCAGCTCATTCAATATCGGCAAGCAAGGGGAATTCCGTGAACGCCGCTTCTTCGTTGAAGACCGCGCCCGCTGA
- a CDS encoding DHCW motif cupin fold protein, with product MKMAPFAFGTTDWSTVEPTEHAGETGMAIWRTRYFGDESDRIRVRMVEYTPGYLADHWCKKGHILFCLDGELETTLEDGRTFTLTPGMSYQVGDDAEAHQSTTKKGARLLIVD from the coding sequence ATGAAAATGGCGCCCTTCGCCTTCGGCACAACCGACTGGTCTACCGTTGAACCTACCGAACATGCCGGCGAAACCGGCATGGCGATCTGGCGCACGCGCTACTTTGGCGACGAGTCGGACCGCATCCGCGTGCGCATGGTGGAGTACACGCCTGGCTACCTGGCCGACCATTGGTGCAAGAAGGGCCACATCCTGTTCTGCCTTGACGGCGAACTGGAAACCACACTGGAAGACGGCCGCACGTTCACGCTCACGCCCGGTATGAGCTATCAGGTGGGCGACGATGCAGAAGCCCATCAGTCGACCACCAAAAAGGGCGCTCGACTACTCATCGTTGACTGA
- a CDS encoding Crp/Fnr family transcriptional regulator yields MQDPLNVGDLLKHSPLFLDFDDDDIALLARDSHAVRVSRHDFAFRRGDHADGFYVVVVGAIKLVLPGAHGQCKVIEFFGPGECFGEPFMFLNRPYAADAQAMEDSLLVWIGKRAVDDALHVHPRLARQMLTGLSTRLHTLMCDIETVNLQSANERLIGYLLSLPRKFDRTRFPCSKSLVASKLGLAPATLSRTLRQLIRDGLIRVEGREVVIQNTTALQRQLMAG; encoded by the coding sequence ATGCAAGACCCCCTCAATGTGGGCGATCTGCTCAAGCACAGCCCGCTGTTCCTGGACTTCGACGACGATGACATTGCCTTGCTCGCGCGCGACAGCCACGCAGTGCGCGTGTCGCGGCACGACTTCGCGTTTCGCCGTGGCGACCACGCCGATGGCTTCTATGTCGTGGTGGTCGGTGCGATCAAACTTGTATTGCCGGGGGCGCACGGCCAATGCAAGGTCATCGAGTTCTTCGGGCCCGGCGAGTGCTTTGGCGAGCCCTTCATGTTTCTGAACCGCCCCTACGCGGCAGATGCGCAAGCCATGGAAGACAGCCTGCTTGTCTGGATCGGTAAGCGCGCCGTCGACGATGCACTCCACGTGCATCCGCGCCTGGCGCGGCAGATGTTGACGGGGCTGTCCACCCGCCTGCACACGCTGATGTGCGACATCGAAACCGTGAACCTGCAAAGCGCCAATGAACGGCTGATCGGGTATTTGCTCTCGCTGCCGCGCAAGTTTGATCGCACGCGGTTTCCATGCAGCAAGAGTCTGGTCGCGTCCAAGCTCGGGCTGGCACCGGCCACGCTGTCCCGCACGCTGCGACAGTTGATTCGCGACGGGTTGATCCGCGTGGAAGGCCGCGAGGTCGTGATCCAAAACACCACGGCGTTGCAGCGTCAGCTCATGGCGGGATAG
- the murI gene encoding glutamate racemase, translated as MTTRAQAPVGVFDSGLGGLSVLRAIRAELPAESLLYLADSRHAPYGEKPPEFIAERTLRVCEWLVDQGCKALVIACNTATAQAVHVLREKLAVPVIGVEPGLKPAVATSKSRVVGVLATESTLRSEKFARLLAGASGDCKVLSQPGYGLVPLIERGDTHSPAVLELLRAYLQPMLDANADTLVLGCTHYPFLEDAIHEIAGDRLTLIDTGHAVARHLGRTLAAAGLQASGQAATPCFMSTGDVLPLQAMVAALLGEAPMAQRVDIGDAPLSPVAVSLASQPE; from the coding sequence ATGACGACACGCGCGCAGGCACCGGTCGGGGTCTTTGATTCCGGCCTTGGCGGGCTCTCCGTCCTGCGCGCGATTCGCGCCGAACTGCCGGCCGAATCGCTTCTCTATCTGGCGGATTCCCGCCATGCCCCGTACGGGGAAAAACCTCCCGAATTCATTGCCGAGCGCACGCTCCGTGTGTGCGAATGGCTCGTCGACCAAGGCTGCAAGGCGTTGGTGATCGCCTGCAACACCGCCACGGCGCAGGCTGTACATGTGCTGCGGGAAAAGCTCGCGGTGCCGGTGATTGGCGTCGAGCCCGGCTTGAAGCCAGCGGTTGCCACGTCGAAGAGCCGTGTGGTCGGCGTGCTCGCGACCGAAAGCACGCTGCGCAGCGAGAAGTTTGCACGCCTGCTGGCGGGTGCCTCTGGCGATTGCAAGGTGCTGAGCCAGCCCGGCTACGGCCTCGTCCCCCTGATCGAACGCGGCGATACCCACTCGCCTGCGGTGCTGGAACTGCTGCGCGCCTATCTGCAACCGATGCTCGATGCGAATGCCGACACGTTGGTGCTCGGCTGCACGCACTACCCCTTCCTGGAAGATGCCATCCATGAGATTGCGGGCGACCGGTTGACATTGATCGACACCGGACACGCCGTCGCGCGTCATCTGGGCCGCACGCTCGCGGCAGCGGGATTGCAGGCATCGGGCCAAGCCGCAACGCCATGCTTCATGAGCACCGGCGATGTGCTTCCGCTGCAAGCCATGGTGGCTGCGTTGCTCGGAGAGGCGCCAATGGCCCAGCGGGTCGACATTGGCGACGCGCCCCTGAGCCCCGTCGCGGTGTCGCTCGCTTCCCAGCCCGAATAA
- a CDS encoding putative zinc-binding protein produces MSSRALPLVYACSGCSSVAQAANRLAVDLDRAGRAEMSCISGVGGGVRALVKTARSGRPILALDGCALACVRACLATVGVAPDVHLVLNQCGAKKRYHADCSDDELSAAAALVDDAVNTLKHRPDTAGD; encoded by the coding sequence ATGTCATCACGCGCGTTGCCCCTCGTCTATGCCTGCTCGGGTTGTTCGAGCGTGGCGCAAGCGGCAAACCGCCTGGCCGTCGATTTGGACCGTGCAGGCAGGGCAGAGATGTCTTGTATCAGCGGTGTCGGCGGCGGTGTTCGCGCGCTCGTCAAGACAGCACGCAGCGGACGGCCTATTCTCGCGCTCGACGGTTGTGCACTGGCGTGCGTCAGGGCCTGTCTGGCAACGGTGGGCGTGGCACCGGACGTTCACCTCGTGCTCAACCAGTGCGGCGCCAAGAAGCGTTATCACGCTGATTGCAGCGACGATGAATTGAGTGCTGCCGCCGCGCTGGTGGATGATGCCGTCAACACGCTCAAGCATCGGCCCGACACCGCAGGCGATTGA
- a CDS encoding fumarate hydratase has product MTVIRQEDLIQSVADALQYISYYHPMDYITALGRAYEQEQSPAAKDAIAQILTNSRMCAEGKRPICQDTGIVTVFLKVGMNVRWGSENGNATMSLEDMVNEGVRRAYNDVDNKLRASVLADPAGKRTNTKDNTPAVINMSIVPGDTVDVIVAAKGGGSEAKSKFVMLNPSDSIVDWVLKTVPTMGAGWCPPGMLGIGIGGTAEKAMLLAKEALMEPIDIQDLIARGPSNRAEELRIELYEKVNALGIGAQGLGGLATVLDVKILDYPTHAANLPVAMIPNCAATRHAHFTLDGSGVAKLEAPDLSQWPKVEWAPNTETSKRVDLNTLTPEEVASWKPGQTLLLNGKMLTGRDAAHKRIADMLAKGEKLPIDFTNRVIYYVGPVDPVRDEVVGPAGPTTATRMDKFTETMLAQTGLIAMVGKAERGPVAIESIKKHKSAYLMAVGGAAYLVSKAIRGSKVLAFEDLGMEAIYEFDVKDMPVTVAVDSSGTSVHKTGPAEWQAKIGKIPVAAG; this is encoded by the coding sequence ATGACCGTCATTCGTCAAGAAGACCTCATCCAGAGCGTTGCCGACGCCCTGCAGTACATCAGCTATTACCACCCGATGGACTACATCACTGCTCTGGGCCGCGCCTATGAGCAGGAACAGAGCCCCGCAGCCAAAGATGCCATCGCGCAGATCCTGACCAACAGCCGCATGTGCGCAGAAGGCAAGCGCCCGATCTGCCAGGACACCGGCATCGTCACCGTGTTCCTGAAGGTCGGCATGAACGTGCGCTGGGGAAGCGAAAACGGCAACGCCACGATGAGCCTGGAAGACATGGTCAACGAAGGTGTGCGCCGCGCGTACAACGACGTCGACAACAAGCTGCGCGCAAGCGTGCTGGCTGATCCGGCCGGGAAGCGCACCAACACGAAGGACAACACCCCGGCCGTGATCAACATGTCGATCGTGCCGGGCGACACGGTGGACGTGATCGTCGCAGCCAAGGGCGGCGGCTCGGAGGCCAAGTCGAAGTTCGTGATGCTGAATCCGTCGGACTCGATTGTTGACTGGGTGCTCAAGACCGTGCCGACCATGGGCGCCGGCTGGTGCCCGCCGGGCATGCTGGGCATCGGCATTGGCGGCACGGCTGAAAAGGCCATGCTGCTGGCCAAGGAAGCCCTGATGGAGCCGATCGACATTCAAGACCTGATCGCCCGCGGCCCCAGCAACCGCGCTGAAGAACTGCGCATCGAGCTGTACGAGAAGGTCAACGCACTGGGCATTGGCGCGCAAGGCCTGGGCGGCCTGGCCACCGTGCTCGACGTGAAGATCCTGGACTACCCGACGCACGCCGCCAACCTGCCGGTCGCCATGATCCCGAACTGCGCCGCCACACGTCATGCGCACTTCACACTTGACGGCAGCGGCGTTGCCAAGCTGGAAGCGCCGGACCTGTCGCAATGGCCGAAGGTCGAGTGGGCACCGAATACGGAAACGTCGAAGCGCGTCGACCTGAACACGCTCACGCCGGAAGAAGTGGCCTCGTGGAAGCCGGGCCAGACGCTCCTGCTGAACGGCAAGATGCTGACCGGCCGCGACGCCGCACACAAGCGCATCGCCGACATGCTGGCCAAGGGCGAGAAACTGCCGATCGACTTCACCAACCGCGTGATCTACTACGTCGGCCCAGTCGACCCGGTGCGGGATGAAGTCGTGGGCCCGGCCGGCCCGACCACGGCCACACGCATGGACAAGTTCACCGAGACGATGCTCGCCCAGACGGGCCTGATCGCCATGGTGGGCAAGGCCGAGCGCGGCCCGGTCGCCATCGAGTCCATCAAGAAGCACAAGTCGGCTTACCTGATGGCCGTGGGCGGCGCGGCGTACCTGGTGTCGAAGGCCATCCGCGGTTCGAAGGTGCTGGCGTTCGAAGACCTGGGCATGGAAGCGATCTATGAATTCGACGTGAAGGACATGCCTGTCACCGTCGCGGTGGACAGCTCGGGCACGTCGGTCCACAAGACCGGCCCGGCGGAATGGCAAGCGAAGATCGGCAAGATTCCGGTCGCAGCGGGCTGA
- a CDS encoding DMT family transporter, whose product MPIHALFLIAAMALVGSNVGFGKSIVAVMPVMLFALLRFLIAIVCMAPWYKPARMRRVTRGEWINLFLQAFFGTFGFTLLMLNGVRLTSALAAGIITSTIPAAVALLSWLVLREKPSGRTLASVVLAVAGVAILNAYRGGESSGAAPADAAQALLGNALVMGAVLCESIYVILSRRLTQTLHAIEICAYTHLIGGLLMLPLGLMPLLTFDLSGVPLPIWGLVLWYALSASIFSFWLWMKGIRHVPAHLAGVFTSVLPITAATYGIVALGETPGWPHGIALACVVAGILVASWPARPRHPARRSRVADPLDPLDPSLDHE is encoded by the coding sequence GTGCCCATCCACGCCCTTTTCCTGATTGCTGCCATGGCACTGGTCGGCAGCAACGTCGGTTTCGGTAAATCGATCGTCGCCGTCATGCCGGTGATGCTGTTTGCGTTGCTGCGTTTTCTGATTGCCATCGTGTGCATGGCGCCGTGGTACAAGCCCGCACGCATGCGGCGTGTGACGCGCGGCGAGTGGATCAACCTGTTCCTCCAGGCCTTTTTCGGTACGTTCGGTTTTACGCTGCTGATGCTGAACGGCGTGCGGCTGACCTCGGCGCTGGCTGCGGGCATCATCACCAGTACGATTCCAGCCGCGGTGGCGCTGCTGTCATGGCTGGTGCTGCGCGAAAAACCCTCGGGGCGGACGCTGGCGTCGGTGGTGCTGGCGGTGGCCGGCGTCGCCATTCTCAACGCGTACCGCGGGGGCGAATCCTCGGGCGCTGCCCCTGCCGATGCGGCGCAGGCACTGCTGGGCAATGCGCTGGTGATGGGCGCGGTCTTATGCGAATCGATCTACGTGATTCTGTCGCGGCGGCTGACGCAAACCTTGCACGCCATCGAGATCTGCGCGTACACGCACCTGATCGGCGGCCTGCTGATGCTGCCCTTGGGGCTGATGCCGCTGCTCACGTTCGATCTGTCCGGCGTGCCGTTGCCGATCTGGGGCCTGGTGCTTTGGTACGCGCTGTCGGCCAGCATCTTCTCGTTCTGGCTGTGGATGAAGGGCATTCGGCACGTGCCGGCTCACCTTGCGGGCGTGTTCACTTCGGTGCTGCCGATAACGGCCGCCACCTACGGCATCGTGGCGCTGGGCGAAACCCCGGGCTGGCCGCACGGCATCGCGCTGGCATGCGTCGTGGCAGGCATCCTTGTCGCGAGCTGGCCAGCACGGCCGCGACATCCGGCGCGCCGCTCCCGTGTGGCGGACCCGCTGGACCCGCTCGATCCGTCACTGGACCACGAATAA
- a CDS encoding TIGR00645 family protein — translation MKSPIAPLRPIPRLIFFSRWLQLPLYMGLIIAQAAYVYLFVVEVWHLVSHLGDMDETKIMLAVLGLIDVVMISNLLIMVIIGGYDIFVSKLGIEGHEDEPEWLDHVNAGVLKVKLSMALISISSIHLLKTFIDAAQKDTHTILWQVAIHVAFLVSALVMAWVDRIVSHAHPHGEAADAH, via the coding sequence ATGAAGTCGCCCATCGCTCCGCTGCGCCCGATTCCGCGCCTCATCTTCTTTTCCCGCTGGCTGCAACTGCCGCTTTACATGGGGCTGATCATCGCCCAGGCAGCGTATGTGTACCTCTTCGTCGTCGAGGTGTGGCACCTGGTTTCGCACCTGGGCGACATGGACGAAACCAAGATCATGCTGGCCGTGCTGGGCCTGATCGACGTGGTCATGATCTCCAACCTGCTGATCATGGTGATCATCGGCGGGTACGACATCTTTGTGTCCAAGCTCGGCATCGAAGGCCATGAAGATGAGCCCGAATGGCTGGACCACGTCAATGCCGGCGTGCTGAAGGTGAAACTGTCGATGGCGCTGATCAGCATCTCGTCGATCCACCTGCTCAAGACGTTCATTGACGCGGCCCAGAAAGACACGCACACGATCCTGTGGCAGGTAGCGATCCACGTGGCGTTCCTGGTGTCTGCGCTGGTGATGGCGTGGGTGGACCGCATCGTTTCGCACGCGCATCCGCACGGCGAGGCTGCCGACGCACATTGA
- the ubiT gene encoding ubiquinone anaerobic biosynthesis accessory factor UbiT, which yields MTRLRPPEVFVRMARSLPVPLTSFPFVMGLDLARRLSWLTPPPELDGRRFAITVEDLGLRACFCCRGGAFHMFSASSSEPELELRAGMGDFVALIRGTADADTLFFQRRLKIAGDTELGLIVKNWLDAAARPAWLARWQSR from the coding sequence ATGACGCGCCTGCGCCCACCCGAAGTCTTCGTTCGCATGGCGCGCAGCCTACCGGTGCCGCTCACATCGTTCCCCTTTGTGATGGGGCTCGATCTCGCCCGCCGCCTGTCTTGGCTGACGCCGCCCCCGGAGTTGGACGGGCGGCGCTTTGCCATCACCGTGGAGGACCTGGGCTTGCGCGCCTGTTTTTGCTGCCGCGGTGGAGCGTTCCACATGTTTTCTGCGTCAAGCTCCGAACCTGAGCTGGAGTTGCGTGCAGGCATGGGCGATTTCGTTGCGCTCATTCGCGGCACTGCCGACGCGGACACGCTGTTCTTCCAGCGCCGCCTCAAGATTGCGGGGGACACGGAGCTTGGGCTGATTGTCAAGAACTGGCTCGATGCGGCCGCACGCCCGGCGTGGCTTGCACGCTGGCAATCGCGGTAG
- a CDS encoding dicarboxylate/amino acid:cation symporter produces MNTKRLTSHIGLAMLLGIAVGWGCHEYAKDAAAAKDIASYFSIITDIFLRMIKMIIAPLVFSTLVTGLASMSGGRSVGRVGLRAMIWFVCASATSLALGMLLVNFFQPGVHMNLALPDVSATSGLKTGDFTLKAFITHVFPRSIVEAMATNEILQILVFSLFFGAALSTMKNPMDSVIGRGLEELTKLMFRITDYVMRFAPLGVFAAMAAAITVEGVGVLWTYGKLIGEFYLGLALLWAILFLVGYVLLGRSLGRLLGLIREPTLLAFATASSESAYPKTIEALDRFGVPKRISSFVLPLGYSFNLDGSMMYQAFAVLFIAQAYNIEMSFTQQVTLLLVLMLTSKGMAGVARASLVVVAATLPMFHLPEAGLLLIIGIDQFFDMGRTATNVIGNSLATAVVAKYEPAEDEAAADVAEPAVQPTVG; encoded by the coding sequence TTGAACACCAAACGTCTGACCTCCCACATTGGGCTGGCAATGCTGCTGGGCATTGCCGTCGGCTGGGGTTGCCACGAATACGCCAAGGACGCTGCGGCGGCCAAGGACATCGCTTCGTACTTCAGCATCATCACCGACATCTTCCTGCGCATGATCAAGATGATCATCGCGCCGCTGGTGTTCTCGACCCTGGTGACGGGCCTGGCGAGCATGAGCGGCGGGCGTTCGGTGGGCCGCGTGGGCCTGCGCGCGATGATCTGGTTTGTGTGCGCGTCGGCCACGTCGCTGGCGCTGGGCATGCTGCTGGTCAACTTCTTCCAGCCGGGTGTGCACATGAACCTGGCGCTGCCGGATGTGTCGGCCACGTCGGGCCTGAAGACGGGTGACTTCACCCTCAAGGCCTTCATCACGCACGTGTTTCCGCGCAGCATCGTGGAGGCCATGGCCACCAACGAAATCCTGCAGATCTTGGTGTTCTCGCTGTTCTTCGGCGCCGCGCTGTCGACGATGAAGAATCCGATGGACAGTGTGATCGGCCGTGGCCTGGAAGAACTGACCAAGCTGATGTTCCGCATTACCGACTACGTGATGCGCTTTGCACCGCTGGGCGTATTTGCCGCCATGGCCGCTGCGATCACGGTGGAAGGCGTGGGCGTGCTGTGGACCTACGGCAAGCTGATCGGCGAGTTCTACCTGGGCCTGGCACTGCTGTGGGCGATCCTGTTCCTGGTGGGCTATGTGCTGCTGGGCCGCTCGCTGGGCCGTCTGCTGGGGCTGATTCGCGAGCCGACGCTGCTGGCGTTCGCCACCGCAAGCAGCGAATCCGCTTACCCGAAGACGATCGAGGCGCTGGACCGGTTTGGCGTGCCCAAGCGCATCTCCAGCTTCGTCCTGCCGCTGGGCTACTCGTTCAACCTGGATGGCTCGATGATGTACCAGGCGTTTGCGGTGCTGTTCATCGCGCAGGCCTACAACATCGAGATGAGCTTCACGCAACAGGTCACGCTGCTGCTGGTGCTGATGCTCACGAGCAAGGGGATGGCCGGCGTGGCGCGTGCATCGCTGGTGGTGGTGGCGGCGACGCTGCCGATGTTCCATCTGCCCGAAGCAGGTCTGCTGCTGATCATCGGGATCGACCAGTTCTTCGACATGGGCCGCACGGCAACCAACGTGATCGGCAACAGCCTGGCCACGGCCGTGGTGGCAAAGTACGAGCCGGCAGAAGACGAAGCGGCGGCGGACGTTGCCGAACCGGCAGTGCAACCGACGGTCGGCTGA